In one Oscillospiraceae bacterium genomic region, the following are encoded:
- the rplU gene encoding 50S ribosomal protein L21 codes for MHAIIETGGKQYKVAEGDTLFIEKLPQEAGETVTFDKVLAVIDGDKATIGTPVVSGAKVDASIVKNGKGKKIMIFKYNPKKGYRKRQGHRQPYTKVTVGKISV; via the coding sequence ATGCACGCTATCATCGAGACCGGCGGCAAGCAGTACAAGGTGGCCGAGGGCGATACCCTCTTCATCGAGAAGCTGCCCCAGGAGGCCGGCGAGACCGTGACCTTCGACAAGGTCCTGGCCGTCATCGACGGCGACAAGGCCACCATCGGCACTCCCGTGGTGTCCGGCGCCAAGGTGGACGCCTCCATCGTGAAGAACGGCAAGGGCAAGAAGATCATGATCTTCAAGTACAACCCGAAGAAGGGCTACCGCAAGCGCCAGGGCCACCGCCAGCCGTACACCAAGGTGACCGTCGGCAAGATCTCCGTGTAA
- the rpmA gene encoding 50S ribosomal protein L27, producing the protein MLKIGIQFFAHKKGVGSTRNGRDSESKRLGVKRGDGQFVLAGNILVRQRGTHIHPGEGVGKGSDDTLFALRDGKVKFERMGKDRKQVSIVEIAQ; encoded by the coding sequence ATGCTGAAGATTGGTATCCAGTTCTTCGCCCACAAAAAGGGCGTCGGCTCCACCCGCAACGGCCGCGACTCCGAGTCCAAGCGCCTGGGCGTGAAGCGGGGCGACGGCCAGTTCGTCCTGGCCGGCAATATCCTGGTCCGCCAGCGCGGCACCCATATCCACCCCGGCGAGGGCGTGGGCAAGGGCAGCGACGACACCCTGTTCGCTCTGCGCGACGGCAAGGTCAAGTTCGAGCGGATGGGCAAGGACCGCAAGCAGGTCTCCATTGTGGAGATTGCGCAGTAA
- a CDS encoding serine/threonine protein phosphatase, translating into MEMKVLRPRIPAGRRVLAVSDIHGNLPLLKALLERCCFTREDVLIIVGDILEKGERSLETLRYVMALSQTHKVYALSGNCDSMVLDFVQGGKGVSEAFLRWYLDHWGERCCLVQMGLEAGFRLERFEDVPRLREVIKARFAPELAFLEGMGVVLEAGEYLFVHGGVPREDNLERLAPWKCMKCDDFLGRGYAFRKWVVVGHWPVSNYDAGIPCANPLVERARHIISIDGGCSLKPDGQLNALILPDITRGEFSWVSCDGLPSAVALEGQTPSPDPLYIRWADNRVRVLERGAEFSRCRHEASGRELDVLTGYLYELEDGWHCENSTDYLLPVAPGDVLGVVERTSRGALCKKDGVTGWYLGKMEQNQEKTP; encoded by the coding sequence ATGGAGATGAAGGTCTTGCGGCCCCGGATCCCGGCCGGGCGGCGGGTGCTGGCGGTGAGCGACATCCACGGCAACCTGCCCCTGCTGAAGGCCCTGCTGGAGCGGTGTTGCTTCACCCGGGAGGACGTGCTGATTATCGTGGGCGACATCCTGGAGAAGGGGGAGCGCAGCCTGGAGACCCTGCGCTATGTGATGGCGCTGTCCCAAACCCACAAGGTGTACGCCCTGTCCGGCAACTGCGACAGCATGGTGCTGGACTTCGTCCAGGGGGGCAAAGGGGTCAGCGAGGCATTTTTGCGCTGGTACCTGGACCACTGGGGGGAGCGCTGCTGCCTCGTCCAGATGGGGCTGGAGGCGGGCTTCCGCCTGGAGCGGTTCGAGGACGTGCCCCGGCTGCGGGAGGTCATCAAGGCCCGCTTCGCCCCAGAGCTGGCCTTCCTGGAGGGCATGGGCGTGGTGCTGGAGGCGGGGGAGTACCTCTTTGTCCACGGGGGCGTGCCCCGGGAGGATAATTTGGAGCGCCTGGCCCCCTGGAAGTGCATGAAATGCGACGATTTCCTGGGCCGGGGGTACGCCTTCCGCAAATGGGTGGTGGTCGGACACTGGCCGGTGAGCAATTACGACGCCGGAATCCCCTGCGCCAACCCCCTGGTGGAGCGGGCGCGGCACATCATCTCCATCGACGGGGGCTGCTCCCTCAAGCCGGACGGGCAGCTCAACGCCCTGATCCTGCCCGACATTACACGGGGGGAGTTCTCCTGGGTGAGCTGCGACGGCCTGCCGTCCGCCGTGGCCCTGGAGGGGCAGACCCCCTCCCCAGACCCCCTGTACATCCGCTGGGCGGACAACCGGGTGCGGGTGCTGGAGCGGGGGGCGGAGTTCAGCCGCTGCCGCCACGAGGCGAGCGGGCGGGAGCTGGACGTGCTGACGGGCTACCTCTATGAGCTGGAGGACGGCTGGCACTGCGAGAACTCCACCGATTACCTGCTGCCCGTGGCGCCCGGGGACGTGCTGGGGGTGGTGGAGCGCACCTCCCGGGGGGCGCTGTGCAAAAAAGACGGGGTGACGGGCTGGTACCTGGGAAAAATGGAACAAAATCAGGAGAAAACCCCTTGA
- the obg gene encoding GTPase Obg translates to MPQFIDTAKIAVKAGNGGNGVVSFHREKYVASGGPDGGDGGRGGDVILTVDDHMSTLMDFRYKRKYAAAPGADGQGKRCSGKDGADLVIKVPRGTVVRDAETREIICDMSGDEPFVLARGGNGGWGNKHFATPTRQVPRFAKAGLPGQARDVVLELKLLADVGLVGFPNVGKSTLLSVVSKANPKIANYHFTTLYPNLGVVYVEEGVSFVMADIPGIIEGAAEGAGLGHDFLRHIDRCRLLIHVVDVSGSEGRDPVEDFAAICRELEEYSPELASRRMIVAGNKTDVAPDTALADKLRAHVEALGLPYYEISAAAQQGTRELMYAAARELAQLPPIVVYEPTYTPRPPQVDTSAPLNIEHVDDTWIVEGPWLERLMANVNFGDYESRNWFDRMLRESGLFDRLEEMGIQDGDTVSLYNLEFEYQR, encoded by the coding sequence ATGCCACAGTTTATCGATACGGCCAAAATCGCCGTCAAGGCGGGCAACGGCGGCAACGGCGTCGTCTCCTTCCACCGGGAGAAGTACGTGGCCTCCGGCGGGCCGGACGGCGGGGACGGCGGCCGGGGCGGGGACGTGATCCTCACCGTGGACGACCACATGTCCACCCTGATGGACTTCCGCTACAAGCGCAAATACGCCGCGGCCCCCGGCGCGGACGGCCAGGGCAAGCGCTGTTCCGGCAAAGACGGCGCGGATCTGGTGATCAAGGTCCCCCGGGGCACCGTGGTCCGGGACGCCGAGACCCGCGAGATCATCTGCGACATGTCGGGGGACGAGCCCTTCGTGCTGGCCCGGGGCGGCAACGGCGGCTGGGGCAACAAGCACTTCGCCACCCCCACCCGGCAGGTGCCCCGCTTCGCCAAGGCCGGCCTGCCCGGCCAGGCCAGGGACGTGGTGCTGGAGCTCAAGCTCCTGGCCGATGTGGGCCTGGTGGGCTTCCCCAACGTGGGCAAGTCCACGCTTTTGAGCGTGGTCAGCAAGGCCAACCCCAAAATCGCCAACTACCACTTTACCACCCTCTACCCCAACCTGGGGGTGGTCTACGTGGAGGAGGGGGTCTCCTTCGTGATGGCCGACATCCCCGGCATCATCGAGGGGGCCGCCGAGGGGGCGGGCCTGGGGCACGACTTCCTGCGCCACATCGACCGCTGCCGCCTGCTCATCCACGTGGTGGACGTGTCGGGCAGCGAGGGCCGGGATCCGGTGGAGGACTTTGCCGCCATCTGCAGGGAGCTGGAGGAGTACAGCCCCGAGCTGGCCTCCCGCCGCATGATCGTGGCGGGGAACAAGACCGACGTCGCCCCCGACACCGCCCTGGCGGACAAGCTGCGCGCCCACGTGGAGGCGCTGGGCCTGCCGTATTATGAGATCTCGGCCGCCGCCCAGCAGGGCACCCGGGAGCTGATGTACGCCGCCGCCCGGGAGCTGGCGCAGCTGCCCCCCATCGTGGTGTACGAGCCCACCTATACCCCCAGGCCCCCCCAGGTGGACACCTCCGCGCCGCTGAACATCGAGCACGTGGACGACACCTGGATCGTGGAGGGCCCCTGGCTGGAGCGGCTCATGGCCAACGTCAACTTCGGGGACTACGAGTCCCGCAACTGGTTCGACCGCATGCTGCGGGAGTCCGGCCTCTTCGACCGCCTGGAGGAGATGGGGATCCAGGACGGGGACACCGTGTCCCTGTACAACCTGGAGTTTGAGTACCAGCGCTGA